Proteins encoded in a region of the Pseudomonas sp. PDNC002 genome:
- a CDS encoding transmembrane sensor/regulator PpyR, whose translation MSTVFENVQRLRRISSRLLVGGSLTLMAGGLLAYGGDAYLSMRELLAAHLMTILGPAAIKLGYVLRLQAGKSQRPSLPPALP comes from the coding sequence ATGTCCACTGTCTTCGAGAACGTCCAGCGGCTGCGGCGGATATCCAGCCGTCTGCTGGTGGGCGGCAGCCTGACGCTGATGGCGGGGGGGCTGCTGGCTTACGGCGGTGATGCCTACCTGTCGATGCGCGAGCTGCTGGCGGCGCATCTGATGACCATCCTCGGACCGGCCGCGATCAAGCTCGGCTATGTCCTGCGCCTGCAGGCGGGCAAAAGCCAGCGACCGAGCCTGCCACCAGCGTTGCCATAG
- a CDS encoding NAD(P)/FAD-dependent oxidoreductase: MQQHILILGAGFGGVWSALSAARLLDLHDRRDVGITVLAPQAELRIRPRFYEPDVGKMFAPLDALFDTVGIRFVQGVATHIDEPAHRVGYQDADGRPGELAYDRLVLATGSQLARPPVPGLGTYAFDVDQIESAVRLERHLDGLKDWPASPGRNTVVIAGGGFTGIETATEMPARLRAVLGADQDVRVIVVDRGPQVAAAMGDGIRPSIVEASEHLGIEWILGATVSAVDANGVTLDDGRRIEAKTVIWTVGFRASPLTEQLAGVRDHQGRLHVDANLKVKGQGDIFAAGDVAYAATDELGNFAVMSCQHAISLGRHAGNNVAADLLGVAPTPYSQPKYVTCLDLGAWGAVYTEGWDRQLKLVKQPAKELKTQINTQWIYPPAADRRVALAAADPAIPVA, from the coding sequence ATGCAACAACACATCCTGATCCTCGGCGCCGGTTTCGGCGGCGTCTGGAGCGCCCTGAGCGCAGCCCGCCTGCTGGACCTGCATGACCGCCGCGACGTCGGCATCACCGTGCTGGCGCCCCAGGCGGAGCTGCGTATCCGCCCGCGCTTCTACGAGCCCGACGTGGGCAAGATGTTCGCGCCGCTCGATGCGCTGTTCGACACGGTCGGCATTCGCTTCGTCCAGGGCGTGGCGACGCACATCGACGAGCCGGCGCATAGGGTCGGCTACCAGGATGCCGATGGCCGCCCCGGCGAGCTGGCCTACGATCGCCTGGTGCTGGCGACAGGCAGCCAACTGGCGCGGCCACCCGTGCCGGGGCTGGGCACCTATGCTTTCGACGTCGACCAGATCGAATCCGCCGTACGCCTGGAACGCCACCTCGATGGCCTGAAGGACTGGCCCGCCAGCCCCGGCCGCAACACGGTGGTGATCGCCGGGGGCGGTTTCACCGGCATCGAGACCGCCACCGAAATGCCGGCGCGCCTGCGCGCCGTGCTGGGCGCGGACCAGGACGTGCGAGTGATAGTGGTCGACCGTGGTCCTCAGGTGGCTGCCGCCATGGGCGACGGAATCCGTCCTTCCATCGTCGAGGCGTCCGAGCACCTGGGCATCGAATGGATACTCGGCGCCACTGTCTCGGCGGTGGATGCCAACGGCGTGACTCTCGATGATGGCCGGCGAATCGAGGCCAAGACGGTGATCTGGACCGTCGGCTTCCGCGCCAGCCCGCTGACCGAGCAGTTGGCCGGCGTGCGCGACCACCAGGGGCGATTGCACGTCGACGCCAACCTCAAGGTGAAGGGGCAGGGCGACATCTTCGCCGCGGGCGACGTTGCCTACGCCGCCACGGACGAACTGGGCAACTTCGCGGTCATGTCCTGCCAGCACGCCATCTCCCTGGGCCGCCACGCGGGCAACAACGTCGCCGCCGACCTGCTGGGCGTGGCGCCCACGCCATACAGCCAGCCCAAGTACGTCACCTGCCTGGACCTGGGCGCCTGGGGCGCGGTGTACACCGAAGGCTGGGATCGCCAGCTCAAGCTGGTGAAGCAGCCGGCGAAGGAGCTGAAGACGCAGATCAACACCCAGTGGATCTACCCGCCGGCCGCCGATCGGCGCGTTGCCCTGGCCGCCGCCGATCCTGCCATTCCGGTGGCCTGA